The Candidatus Neomarinimicrobiota bacterium region CTTCCCTGAGTAATATCTCAGCCGCCGTGAACTCCTCAAGCGCCCTTTCCCAGTTAGCCTGCTTGGCGTATATCTCGCCGAGTAAACGGCTCGCCGAACCCTTGATGCTCCGGTTCGACTTGCTTCCCGGACGGCTCTTTACTTCATCAAGAAGTCCCATCGCCCTGTCAAACTGCAATGAGTTGATGCCGACTTCAGCCAGAGCCACTAACAGAGAATCGTAAGAGTCGCCTTCAAGGAACTCCTGCGATACGCTTAAGATTATTTCAAACTTGCTGTCTATAGATAGGTTATTACGGTCGTTCTTGGTGAGGTCGGTGGGTAGGATAGCCTGCCTGGTCTCTTTCAGAGCCGCTTCGTTGCTCTTGAGTACCTTAGATACTCTCGCTTCGAAGCCCTTCCCGCAGCGTTCTGCCGCTACGTTAAGAAACTCTCTGATAAAGTTGCCGGATGCCATCTTTAGTTATCTCCGACCAACGATGTCAATATTATGGACGCGGTAGGTGTTGTCAGTATCGACAATCGTGCGCTCAATCGCGTTCACCTTATTTACCGTAATAGTCAACATTATACCTTAGTATGCCCATCCATAACGTGTGAAATGATCGATGTAGAATACGATAGTCTTCTCATTCTCGTCTACAACGTAGTTAGTTATGTCACCACCCGTACCGTCGTCCTGCAGCCAGTAAATCTCTATCAGGTAAGGATCACCGTCAAAACCGAGAGCGTCGTAGTTCATAGTTACCTTGACTTCCACGTTGAATGTCGTGCTCGGTAAGAACTCTACCTCTGCAGCACATGGGTTCCTATTATCCATACACGTCACCTGTACCGAGATCGTGGTGTTTTCATCTAACGCTCCGGCCGGTATCTCTACCGTGTTGCCGAACGTTTTGTTACCGCCAACCGTACCGCCGGCCGAAACCGTGATGGTCTTCTCTGCGACGTTGGACTTCCTCAGCGATGTCATCTTCTCGAATGTCTCCGGACTCCAGCGTAAAAAGTTCACGCCTTCGAGTGACTTCGCCGCACCTGCCACCGATGCACTTGCCTTAGCTGATTCCGGGGCTGTCGTAGCTGCGTAATCGCACGCCACCGAAAAAAGTAAAGCAACTGCCATTATTGGTATAAGCAGGTTTCCTAATTTCAATCTGCTTTGTCTCATTGTTTTCACCTTCGCGTCCTTTCGCGTATTGTTATTTAATATTTTAGAACTGCTTAAATTCGATTTGATTTGGTTTCTCCCTCTCATGTCCGCAATTAAGATACGAAATCAAGAGGATAGGACAGTGATACGTGTCACAAAAATCAAATAATTTATTATTCCGTATTATGTTATTAATACAGCGCTTACGACAGCAATTTTTTCAGGTCTGTTCTGCCGTCAGCCCCGTGAGCCGTTTAGACCGAATATTTTTGTTACTTCGTCTTTTAATTCGGCAAGTTTAAACGGTTTTTTCAAGTACGTCGATACTCCTAAATCTTCAAGTATGGACTCAGATCCTTCGTTCAGAACCGATGATACTACTATAATTTCCGCTGAAGAAAACGCCTCACTTTCCTTCACCTGTCTGATAACTTCGTATCCGTTGATTTTCGGCATATTCAGGTCGATTATCAGCAAGTCCGGCACCGATTGCCCTATCTTCATCAGTCCCTCGTATCCGTCGGTCGCTGAATCCACTTTCATCTCTATATCCATGTTTTCAAGCGTCATGAGTATAGTCTTTATCATACCGGGATCGTCGTCAATTATGAGGACTCTTTTTTCACTCCCTCTCGACAGCGATTCGTCGATCGGCATTTTATTATCCTCTAAAAACTTGATAAAATCTTTTTTAGTAACCCTGAAATGCCCCATCGGAGTCTGAAACCCCGGGAGATGCCCTTCCCGTATCCACCGCTTGACTGTAGTGACGTTTACTTCGCAATACGCCGCTATATCACCGGTTGAAAGATATTTTTTGCCTTTACTCATACGCCTGAAACGCCCGATTTACACTATAGTTCCGAATTCCGCTTTTTCTATAATATCCGCAAATTGCCAAGATAGAATACTTAATGTAATAAACTCTTTCGGCAAATACAAACGATTTTTCATCATAACAAGGTATTCTCAACCATCCGCAAAGATAAGATATTCCGCTCGTTTATCTGTGCAAATCACACCGATCGCTCATTTGGATATTTTTAACTACGCCTATTCCGACAGATCAGG contains the following coding sequences:
- a CDS encoding response regulator, with protein sequence MSKGKKYLSTGDIAAYCEVNVTTVKRWIREGHLPGFQTPMGHFRVTKKDFIKFLEDNKMPIDESLSRGSEKRVLIIDDDPGMIKTILMTLENMDIEMKVDSATDGYEGLMKIGQSVPDLLIIDLNMPKINGYEVIRQVKESEAFSSAEIIVVSSVLNEGSESILEDLGVSTYLKKPFKLAELKDEVTKIFGLNGSRG